The Xiphophorus hellerii strain 12219 chromosome 22, Xiphophorus_hellerii-4.1, whole genome shotgun sequence genome has a window encoding:
- the chrna1 gene encoding acetylcholine receptor subunit alpha, which yields MHLHKVLVCITWILCAYSGLGSCSEDETKLVKTLFTGYNKVVRPVNHFSDAVEVTVGLQLIQLISVDEVNQIVTTNVRLRQQWKDVNLQWDPDAYGGIKKIRIPSTDIWKPDLVLYNNADGDFAIIHETKVLLEHTGMITWNPPAIYKSYCEIIVLHFPFDLQNCSMKLGTWTYDGTLVIINPDSDRPDLSNFMESGEWVLKDYRSWKHWVYYTCCLETPYLDITYHFLMLRLPLYFIVNVIIPCMLFSFLTGLVFYLPTDSGEKMTLSISVLLSLTVFLLVIVELIPSTSSAVPLIGKYMLFTMVFVIASIIITVIVINTHHRSPSTHTMPAWIRKVFIETIPNMMFFSTMKRPSQEISQKRLFPTDMDISDISGNPTPASVTYKSPIIKNPDVRSAIEGVKYIAETMKSDEESNNAAEEWKFVAMVLDHILLCVFMAVCIIGTLAVFAGRLIELNML from the exons GGTTGGGATCCTGCTCAGAAGACGAGACGAAGCTGGTGAAAACCCTGTTTACCGGTTATAACAAAGTGGTTCGTCCAGTTAACCACTTCAGCGATGCTGTAGAAGTCACAGTGGGCCTGCAGCTTATCCAACTTATTAGTGTG gaTGAAGTCAACCAGATTGTGACCACTAATGTCCGACTCCGACAG CAATGGAAAGATGTGAACCTTCAGTGGGATCCAGATGCTTATGGAGGCATCAAAAAGATCCGAATTCCTTCAACAGACATATGGAAACCCGACTTAGTTCTGTACAACAA TGCTGATGGTGATTTTGCCATCATCCATGAGACCAAAGTGCTGCTGGAGCACACAGGCATGATAACATGGAACCCACCTGCTATCTACAAGAGTTACTGTGAGATCATTGTCCTTCACTTCCCATTTGACCTCCAGAACTGCAGCATGAAACTGGGTACCTGGACATATGATGGCACACTGGTCATCATCAACCCA GACAGTGACCGACCGGACCTCAGTAACTTCATGGAGTCAGGTGAATGGGTGTTGAAGGACTACAGGAGCTGGAAACACTGGGTTTACTACACATGCTGCCTTGAGACGCCCTATCTGGACATCACCTACCATTTCCTGATGCTGCGGCTTCCCCTTTATTTCATTGTCAATGTCATAATTCCCTGCATGCTGTTCTCCTTTCTCACTGGACTAGTCTTCTACCTCCCTACTGATTCAG GCGAGAAGATGACCCTGTCCATCTCTGTCCTGTTGTCTTTGACTGTCTTCCTGCTGGTTATCGTTGAGCTGATTCCCTCCACTTCCAGCGCTGTCCCTCTCATAGGGAAATACATGCTCTTCACTATGGTTTTTGTGATCGCCTCCATCATCATCACGGTCATCGTCATCAACACACACCACCGCTCGCCCAGCACACACACCATGCCCGCATGGATCCGCAAG GTCTTCATTGAAACCATTCCAAACATGATGTTTTTCTCAACGATGAAGCGACCCAGTCAGGAGATCAGCCAGAAGAGACTGTTCCCTACTGACATGGACATATCAGATATTTCAG GTAACCCCACCCCAGCCAGCGTAACCTATAAGTCTCCCATCATAAAGAACCCTGATGTTCGCAGTGCCATTGAAGGAGTGAAGTACATTGCTGAAACCATGAAATCAGATGAGGAATCTAACAAT GCGGCAGAAGAATGGAAGTTTGTGGCGATGGTTTTGGACCACATCCTGCTGTGCGTCTTCATGGCCGTGTGCATCATCGGAACGCTTGCTGTCTTCGCTGGGAGACTAATAGAGCTCAACATGCTATGA
- the LOC116713233 gene encoding endoplasmic reticulum junction formation protein lunapark-B-like isoform X2 yields the protein MGALISRWKTKQTTVEELENLEKEIKKLEEFRGKNQRLQKLWVGRLLLYSSVLYLFTSFTVYCLYLPDEWLQRLAMALPFFIYPILVWFIRKLLLFLFSKLTERNHDKLEDLKAARKKILEEVMETETYKTAKLILERFDPEAKNRRGLESTPVGPQLTPRPGQEIRQRGMRPMGSSDVTGMTLSPGTRPQMGPVAPGGPPDKSTPSTSMLQGAVERTPCTPIRGIVAGMYSPGPPLPRPILPRERGTVDRVIEYLVGDGPEKRYALICQQCFSHNGMALKEEFEYLAFRCAYCYFLNPARKTRPQAPRLPEFSYERRLRADPCSPGPSLCFDMDAEETAAPSGAEEDLGQDDRDSEEEKENVPEENRQDEEEEEKEKDEAVREEEKEQDQSQNEEPPAT from the exons ATGGGAGCGTTAATATCTCGATGGAAG ACCAAACAAACCACAGTAGAGGAGCTGGAGAACCTGGAGAAG GAGATTAAGAAGTTGGAGGAGTTCAGAGGCAAAAATCAGCGATTACAAAAA CTCTGGGTCGGTCGCTTGCTTCTTTACTCATCTGTCCTTTACCTGTTCACTTCTTTCACCGTTTACTGTCTCTACCTACCTGATGAATGGCTACAGAGACTAGCCATGGCCCTGCCTTTCTTTATATACCCCATACT TGTGTGGTTCATCAGGAAGctgctgcttttcctgttttccaAACTTACTGAGAGAAACC ATGATAAACTTGAAGATCTGAAAGCTGCCAGGAAAAAAATT CTGGAGGAAGTGATGGAAACAGAGACGTACAAGACGGCCAAACTCATCCTCGAACGCTTTGATCCTGAAGCTAAAAACAGACGT ggACTGGAGTCGACACCGGTGGGTCCTCAGCTAACTCCCAGACCTGGTCAAG AAATTCGTCAAAGGGGTATGAGACCGATGGGCTCCTCAGATGTCACGGGAATGACTCTCTCTCCAGGAACACGGCCTCAGATGGGACCTGTGG CCCCAGGAGGACCTCCAGATAAATCCACCCCCAGCACTTCTATGCTCCAGGGAGCTGTTGAGAGGACACCCTGCACCCCAATTAGAGGTATAG TTGCAGGCATGTACTCCCCTGGTCCTCCATTACCAAGACCTATTCTGCCCAGAGAAAGAGGAACAGTTGACCGAGTCATCGAGTATCTGGTGGGAGACGGACCAGAGAAAAG ATATGCCCTGATCTGCCAGCAGTGTTTCTCTCATAACGGCATGGCTTTGAAAGAAGAATTTGAATATCTTG CATTCCGTTGCGCGTACTGCTACTTCCTGAACCCGGCCAGGAAGACTCGACCTCAGGCTCCCAGACTCCCTGAGTTCAGCTATGAAAGGAGGCTGAGAGCGGATCCGTGCTCTCCTGGACCGTCGCTTTGCTTCGACATGGACGCGGAGGAGACCGCTGCCCCCAGTGGAG CTGAGGAAGACCTGGGTCAGGATGACAGGGACTctgaggaagagaaggagaacGTACCGGAGGAGAATCGGCaggacgaggaagaggaggagaaggagaaggatgAAGCTGTtagagaagaagagaaggagCAGGACCAGAGCCAGAATGAAGAACCTCCAGCAACATAG
- the LOC116713233 gene encoding endoplasmic reticulum junction formation protein lunapark-B-like isoform X3 — protein sequence MGALISRWKTKQTTVEELENLEKEIKKLEEFRGKNQRLQKLWVGRLLLYSSVLYLFTSFTVYCLYLPDEWLQRLAMALPFFIYPILVWFIRKLLLFLFSKLTERNHDKLEDLKAARKKILEEVMETETYKTAKLILERFDPEAKNRRGLESTPVGPQLTPRPGQAEIRQRGMRPMGSSDVTGMTLSPGTRPQMGPVAPGGPPDKSTPSTSMLQGAVERTPCTPIRGIGMYSPGPPLPRPILPRERGTVDRVIEYLVGDGPEKRYALICQQCFSHNGMALKEEFEYLAFRCAYCYFLNPARKTRPQAPRLPEFSYERRLRADPCSPGPSLCFDMDAEETAAPSGAEEDLGQDDRDSEEEKENVPEENRQDEEEEEKEKDEAVREEEKEQDQSQNEEPPAT from the exons ATGGGAGCGTTAATATCTCGATGGAAG ACCAAACAAACCACAGTAGAGGAGCTGGAGAACCTGGAGAAG GAGATTAAGAAGTTGGAGGAGTTCAGAGGCAAAAATCAGCGATTACAAAAA CTCTGGGTCGGTCGCTTGCTTCTTTACTCATCTGTCCTTTACCTGTTCACTTCTTTCACCGTTTACTGTCTCTACCTACCTGATGAATGGCTACAGAGACTAGCCATGGCCCTGCCTTTCTTTATATACCCCATACT TGTGTGGTTCATCAGGAAGctgctgcttttcctgttttccaAACTTACTGAGAGAAACC ATGATAAACTTGAAGATCTGAAAGCTGCCAGGAAAAAAATT CTGGAGGAAGTGATGGAAACAGAGACGTACAAGACGGCCAAACTCATCCTCGAACGCTTTGATCCTGAAGCTAAAAACAGACGT ggACTGGAGTCGACACCGGTGGGTCCTCAGCTAACTCCCAGACCTGGTCAAG CAGAAATTCGTCAAAGGGGTATGAGACCGATGGGCTCCTCAGATGTCACGGGAATGACTCTCTCTCCAGGAACACGGCCTCAGATGGGACCTGTGG CCCCAGGAGGACCTCCAGATAAATCCACCCCCAGCACTTCTATGCTCCAGGGAGCTGTTGAGAGGACACCCTGCACCCCAATTAGAGGTATAG GCATGTACTCCCCTGGTCCTCCATTACCAAGACCTATTCTGCCCAGAGAAAGAGGAACAGTTGACCGAGTCATCGAGTATCTGGTGGGAGACGGACCAGAGAAAAG ATATGCCCTGATCTGCCAGCAGTGTTTCTCTCATAACGGCATGGCTTTGAAAGAAGAATTTGAATATCTTG CATTCCGTTGCGCGTACTGCTACTTCCTGAACCCGGCCAGGAAGACTCGACCTCAGGCTCCCAGACTCCCTGAGTTCAGCTATGAAAGGAGGCTGAGAGCGGATCCGTGCTCTCCTGGACCGTCGCTTTGCTTCGACATGGACGCGGAGGAGACCGCTGCCCCCAGTGGAG CTGAGGAAGACCTGGGTCAGGATGACAGGGACTctgaggaagagaaggagaacGTACCGGAGGAGAATCGGCaggacgaggaagaggaggagaaggagaaggatgAAGCTGTtagagaagaagagaaggagCAGGACCAGAGCCAGAATGAAGAACCTCCAGCAACATAG
- the LOC116713233 gene encoding endoplasmic reticulum junction formation protein lunapark-B-like isoform X1: protein MGALISRWKTKQTTVEELENLEKEIKKLEEFRGKNQRLQKLWVGRLLLYSSVLYLFTSFTVYCLYLPDEWLQRLAMALPFFIYPILVWFIRKLLLFLFSKLTERNHDKLEDLKAARKKILEEVMETETYKTAKLILERFDPEAKNRRGLESTPVGPQLTPRPGQAEIRQRGMRPMGSSDVTGMTLSPGTRPQMGPVAPGGPPDKSTPSTSMLQGAVERTPCTPIRGIVAGMYSPGPPLPRPILPRERGTVDRVIEYLVGDGPEKRYALICQQCFSHNGMALKEEFEYLAFRCAYCYFLNPARKTRPQAPRLPEFSYERRLRADPCSPGPSLCFDMDAEETAAPSGAEEDLGQDDRDSEEEKENVPEENRQDEEEEEKEKDEAVREEEKEQDQSQNEEPPAT from the exons ATGGGAGCGTTAATATCTCGATGGAAG ACCAAACAAACCACAGTAGAGGAGCTGGAGAACCTGGAGAAG GAGATTAAGAAGTTGGAGGAGTTCAGAGGCAAAAATCAGCGATTACAAAAA CTCTGGGTCGGTCGCTTGCTTCTTTACTCATCTGTCCTTTACCTGTTCACTTCTTTCACCGTTTACTGTCTCTACCTACCTGATGAATGGCTACAGAGACTAGCCATGGCCCTGCCTTTCTTTATATACCCCATACT TGTGTGGTTCATCAGGAAGctgctgcttttcctgttttccaAACTTACTGAGAGAAACC ATGATAAACTTGAAGATCTGAAAGCTGCCAGGAAAAAAATT CTGGAGGAAGTGATGGAAACAGAGACGTACAAGACGGCCAAACTCATCCTCGAACGCTTTGATCCTGAAGCTAAAAACAGACGT ggACTGGAGTCGACACCGGTGGGTCCTCAGCTAACTCCCAGACCTGGTCAAG CAGAAATTCGTCAAAGGGGTATGAGACCGATGGGCTCCTCAGATGTCACGGGAATGACTCTCTCTCCAGGAACACGGCCTCAGATGGGACCTGTGG CCCCAGGAGGACCTCCAGATAAATCCACCCCCAGCACTTCTATGCTCCAGGGAGCTGTTGAGAGGACACCCTGCACCCCAATTAGAGGTATAG TTGCAGGCATGTACTCCCCTGGTCCTCCATTACCAAGACCTATTCTGCCCAGAGAAAGAGGAACAGTTGACCGAGTCATCGAGTATCTGGTGGGAGACGGACCAGAGAAAAG ATATGCCCTGATCTGCCAGCAGTGTTTCTCTCATAACGGCATGGCTTTGAAAGAAGAATTTGAATATCTTG CATTCCGTTGCGCGTACTGCTACTTCCTGAACCCGGCCAGGAAGACTCGACCTCAGGCTCCCAGACTCCCTGAGTTCAGCTATGAAAGGAGGCTGAGAGCGGATCCGTGCTCTCCTGGACCGTCGCTTTGCTTCGACATGGACGCGGAGGAGACCGCTGCCCCCAGTGGAG CTGAGGAAGACCTGGGTCAGGATGACAGGGACTctgaggaagagaaggagaacGTACCGGAGGAGAATCGGCaggacgaggaagaggaggagaaggagaaggatgAAGCTGTtagagaagaagagaaggagCAGGACCAGAGCCAGAATGAAGAACCTCCAGCAACATAG
- the LOC116713233 gene encoding endoplasmic reticulum junction formation protein lunapark-B-like isoform X4 translates to MGALISRWKTKQTTVEELENLEKEIKKLEEFRGKNQRLQKLWVGRLLLYSSVLYLFTSFTVYCLYLPDEWLQRLAMALPFFIYPILVWFIRKLLLFLFSKLTERNHDKLEDLKAARKKILEEVMETETYKTAKLILERFDPEAKNRRGLESTPVGPQLTPRPGQEIRQRGMRPMGSSDVTGMTLSPGTRPQMGPVAPGGPPDKSTPSTSMLQGAVERTPCTPIRGIGMYSPGPPLPRPILPRERGTVDRVIEYLVGDGPEKRYALICQQCFSHNGMALKEEFEYLAFRCAYCYFLNPARKTRPQAPRLPEFSYERRLRADPCSPGPSLCFDMDAEETAAPSGAEEDLGQDDRDSEEEKENVPEENRQDEEEEEKEKDEAVREEEKEQDQSQNEEPPAT, encoded by the exons ATGGGAGCGTTAATATCTCGATGGAAG ACCAAACAAACCACAGTAGAGGAGCTGGAGAACCTGGAGAAG GAGATTAAGAAGTTGGAGGAGTTCAGAGGCAAAAATCAGCGATTACAAAAA CTCTGGGTCGGTCGCTTGCTTCTTTACTCATCTGTCCTTTACCTGTTCACTTCTTTCACCGTTTACTGTCTCTACCTACCTGATGAATGGCTACAGAGACTAGCCATGGCCCTGCCTTTCTTTATATACCCCATACT TGTGTGGTTCATCAGGAAGctgctgcttttcctgttttccaAACTTACTGAGAGAAACC ATGATAAACTTGAAGATCTGAAAGCTGCCAGGAAAAAAATT CTGGAGGAAGTGATGGAAACAGAGACGTACAAGACGGCCAAACTCATCCTCGAACGCTTTGATCCTGAAGCTAAAAACAGACGT ggACTGGAGTCGACACCGGTGGGTCCTCAGCTAACTCCCAGACCTGGTCAAG AAATTCGTCAAAGGGGTATGAGACCGATGGGCTCCTCAGATGTCACGGGAATGACTCTCTCTCCAGGAACACGGCCTCAGATGGGACCTGTGG CCCCAGGAGGACCTCCAGATAAATCCACCCCCAGCACTTCTATGCTCCAGGGAGCTGTTGAGAGGACACCCTGCACCCCAATTAGAGGTATAG GCATGTACTCCCCTGGTCCTCCATTACCAAGACCTATTCTGCCCAGAGAAAGAGGAACAGTTGACCGAGTCATCGAGTATCTGGTGGGAGACGGACCAGAGAAAAG ATATGCCCTGATCTGCCAGCAGTGTTTCTCTCATAACGGCATGGCTTTGAAAGAAGAATTTGAATATCTTG CATTCCGTTGCGCGTACTGCTACTTCCTGAACCCGGCCAGGAAGACTCGACCTCAGGCTCCCAGACTCCCTGAGTTCAGCTATGAAAGGAGGCTGAGAGCGGATCCGTGCTCTCCTGGACCGTCGCTTTGCTTCGACATGGACGCGGAGGAGACCGCTGCCCCCAGTGGAG CTGAGGAAGACCTGGGTCAGGATGACAGGGACTctgaggaagagaaggagaacGTACCGGAGGAGAATCGGCaggacgaggaagaggaggagaaggagaaggatgAAGCTGTtagagaagaagagaaggagCAGGACCAGAGCCAGAATGAAGAACCTCCAGCAACATAG